In a genomic window of Pedobacter sp. KBS0701:
- a CDS encoding enoyl-CoA hydratase/isomerase family protein codes for MNTIKVSVKDRLAIITLDRGKSNALNRELITELDDMLKNIAADDNIGGVILTGTAPFFSAGLDLVELYNYNEQEAKSFWELFLGFTANMVSFKKPMIAAISGHSPAGGCVMALACDYRVMAEGQYIIGLNEVPVGIIVPNSIFQLYAFWIGKAEATRSLLSGKLYNPEEALNVGLVDELVKNESLLTAAERKIKKYMELESNTWSQSKVSIREELIAAVSADQSATLEKMLAQWWSPATRHILKTILANLQRK; via the coding sequence CTGGCAATTATCACATTAGACAGAGGAAAGTCGAACGCTTTAAACCGCGAACTGATTACCGAACTGGATGATATGCTTAAAAATATTGCCGCTGATGATAACATTGGCGGTGTAATTTTAACCGGTACAGCACCTTTCTTTTCTGCAGGATTGGATTTGGTAGAACTTTATAATTATAACGAACAAGAAGCAAAGTCATTCTGGGAGTTGTTTTTAGGTTTTACGGCAAATATGGTTTCTTTTAAAAAGCCAATGATAGCCGCAATTAGCGGGCATAGTCCGGCCGGTGGTTGTGTGATGGCCTTAGCTTGTGATTACCGGGTAATGGCAGAAGGACAATACATTATTGGATTAAATGAGGTTCCGGTAGGTATTATCGTACCCAATAGTATTTTTCAGTTGTATGCCTTTTGGATCGGCAAAGCCGAAGCCACCCGTAGTTTGCTTTCCGGTAAGTTGTATAACCCCGAAGAAGCTTTAAACGTCGGTTTGGTTGATGAACTGGTGAAAAATGAAAGTTTGTTAACGGCTGCAGAGCGTAAGATTAAGAAATATATGGAACTCGAAAGCAATACCTGGTCACAAAGTAAAGTGAGTATCCGCGAAGAACTCATTGCTGCGGTATCTGCTGATCAATCTGCTACGCTAGAAAAAATGTTGGCACAATGGTGGTCACCTGCAACGCGCCATATTTTAAAAACAATTTTAGCTAACCTGCAGAGAAAGTAA
- a CDS encoding SDR family oxidoreductase, which yields MFNYNAPMLREDALKGKTIVITGGGTGLGKAMGVYFLKLGANLVITSRKQDVLQKTADEMEEKTGGKVLAVACDVRDIEQVENVLAKTLERFGSVDVLLNNAAGNFISPTERLSANAFSSIIDIVLKGTINCTLTFGKHWIKEKQAATVLNIITTYAFTGSAYVVPSACAKGGVLALTRSLAVEWGKYGIRTNAIAPGPFPTKGAWERLLPGDLAKKFDFKNRVPLKRVGDHQELANLAAFLVSDFSGYINGEVITIDGGEWLQGAGQMNGLEAIPNEMWDMLEQMTRSAK from the coding sequence ATGTTCAATTATAATGCACCCATGCTCAGAGAAGACGCTTTAAAAGGAAAAACCATTGTAATTACAGGTGGCGGAACGGGGCTTGGGAAAGCGATGGGCGTTTATTTTTTGAAGTTAGGCGCTAATTTAGTGATCACCAGTCGTAAGCAGGATGTATTACAAAAAACTGCCGATGAAATGGAAGAAAAAACCGGCGGCAAAGTATTGGCTGTAGCTTGCGATGTGCGGGACATTGAACAGGTGGAAAATGTATTGGCCAAAACTTTAGAAAGATTTGGCTCGGTTGATGTATTATTGAACAACGCTGCGGGTAATTTTATATCGCCAACAGAACGGTTATCAGCCAATGCCTTTTCATCCATTATCGATATCGTTTTAAAAGGAACTATTAATTGTACACTTACCTTTGGCAAACATTGGATTAAGGAAAAACAAGCAGCAACAGTTTTGAATATCATTACCACTTACGCTTTTACAGGCTCTGCTTATGTTGTGCCATCGGCCTGTGCAAAAGGTGGTGTGTTAGCACTAACAAGATCTTTGGCAGTAGAGTGGGGTAAATATGGTATCCGTACCAATGCGATCGCTCCTGGCCCATTTCCAACTAAAGGTGCATGGGAGCGTTTATTACCTGGCGATTTAGCCAAAAAATTTGACTTTAAAAACCGGGTGCCGCTAAAAAGAGTGGGCGATCACCAGGAACTTGCCAATTTAGCTGCATTTCTGGTAAGCGATTTTTCAGGCTACATTAATGGAGAAGTAATTACTATTGATGGAGGCGAATGGTTACAGGGTGCAGGCCAAATGAATGGCTTAGAGGCAATCCCGAACGAAATGTGGGATATGCTTGAGCAAATGACGCGAAGCGCGAAGTAA
- the purD gene encoding phosphoribosylamine--glycine ligase: MNILLLGSGGRESAFAWKMSQSSHCDKLIIAPGNGGTGAYGTNININVNDFDAIKKLVLTENIGLVVVGPEEPLVNGIHDFFLADKAIAHIPVIGPKKEGAILEGSKDFSKQFMEHHGIPTAASKSFTPETLEDGLAYLQNHALPVVLKADGLAAGKGVLICTETIEAQEELKLMLGGKFGAAGATVVIEEFLSGIELSVFILTDGENYITLPSAKDYKRIGQGDTGLNTGGMGSVSPVPFATPEFLAKVEERIIKPTVDGLKKDNIDYTGFIFFGLIKVGEEPFVIEYNARMGDPETESVIPRIENDLVELFLATANKQLNQVNLVISEQTAATVMIVAGGYPGDYLKGKAISGIENLRHSNAFHAGTLLENDVVKTNGGRVIAITSLQKDLFTALQSATADAGRIYFDGKYFREDIGFDLI, from the coding sequence ATGAATATCTTACTTTTAGGTTCAGGCGGCAGAGAAAGCGCATTCGCTTGGAAAATGAGCCAGTCTTCGCACTGCGATAAACTAATTATTGCTCCAGGTAACGGTGGTACAGGAGCTTATGGTACAAACATCAATATCAATGTAAACGATTTTGATGCCATTAAAAAATTAGTGCTTACCGAAAATATCGGACTTGTTGTAGTTGGCCCTGAAGAACCTCTGGTAAATGGTATTCATGATTTTTTCCTTGCCGACAAGGCCATTGCGCACATCCCGGTTATCGGGCCTAAAAAAGAAGGGGCCATTCTGGAAGGAAGCAAAGACTTCTCAAAACAGTTTATGGAGCACCATGGTATTCCTACTGCGGCTTCAAAATCTTTCACGCCCGAAACTTTGGAAGATGGATTGGCTTATCTGCAAAACCATGCTTTGCCAGTTGTTTTAAAGGCCGATGGTTTGGCAGCAGGTAAAGGAGTATTAATCTGTACCGAGACCATCGAAGCCCAGGAAGAATTAAAACTGATGCTTGGCGGTAAATTTGGTGCAGCTGGGGCAACGGTAGTGATTGAAGAATTTTTAAGCGGGATAGAACTTTCGGTATTTATTTTAACTGATGGTGAAAATTATATTACATTACCTTCTGCTAAAGATTATAAGAGGATTGGCCAGGGCGATACTGGTTTAAATACTGGTGGTATGGGCTCGGTTTCGCCGGTTCCTTTCGCCACACCAGAATTTTTAGCTAAAGTAGAAGAACGCATTATTAAACCAACAGTTGATGGTTTAAAGAAAGATAATATTGATTATACAGGTTTCATCTTTTTCGGACTGATTAAAGTAGGTGAGGAGCCATTTGTAATCGAATATAATGCACGTATGGGCGATCCTGAAACAGAGAGTGTGATCCCTAGAATTGAGAACGACTTAGTAGAACTTTTTTTAGCTACAGCCAACAAACAATTAAATCAGGTTAATCTGGTTATTTCTGAGCAAACAGCCGCTACTGTAATGATTGTGGCAGGTGGTTACCCGGGCGATTATCTGAAAGGTAAAGCCATTTCAGGAATCGAGAACTTACGTCATTCGAATGCCTTCCATGCCGGAACATTGTTAGAAAATGATGTGGTGAAAACAAATGGAGGAAGGGTAATTGCAATTACCAGTTTACAAAAAGATTTGTTTACTGCTTTACAATCGGCGACTGCTGATGCCGGGAGAATTTATTTCGACGGGAAATATTTCAGGGAAGATATCGGGTTTGACTTGATTTGA
- a CDS encoding SMI1/KNR4 family protein: MKKILREISEMAIKLGEFSFTTEQTKTKWLGDQPATPAEIQEAETRLGVTLPVDYKEFLLITNGFTTLNENVDPSFSKISDVAFLKDVDPQLIEIWTENVELLEGAIKLARSIVIGGLTEEQYFLLIPPVIENADWEYWKFASWIPGEHPYQGLENYFINLLDFLKSA; this comes from the coding sequence TTGAAAAAAATACTCAGGGAGATTTCCGAAATGGCGATTAAACTAGGAGAGTTTAGTTTTACAACTGAGCAGACCAAAACAAAATGGCTTGGCGATCAACCTGCCACTCCAGCCGAAATACAAGAAGCTGAAACAAGATTGGGGGTAACGCTTCCAGTGGATTATAAAGAATTTCTGTTGATTACCAATGGATTTACTACACTAAATGAAAATGTCGATCCATCGTTTTCCAAAATAAGTGATGTAGCATTTCTAAAAGATGTTGATCCACAGTTAATCGAAATCTGGACAGAAAATGTTGAGTTGCTGGAGGGGGCCATTAAACTGGCCAGAAGCATTGTGATCGGTGGCTTAACCGAAGAACAATATTTTCTTTTAATTCCACCAGTAATCGAAAATGCCGATTGGGAATACTGGAAATTCGCGTCATGGATTCCTGGAGAACATCCTTACCAAGGACTTGAAAATTATTTCATTAACTTATTGGATTTCTTAAAATCTGCTTAA
- a CDS encoding TlpA disulfide reductase family protein produces MKKLLLSAMALLPIAALAQKPFTVNGDIKGLKTGDKVYLIYQTEGKSITDSAIVANGAFAFKGTLASPAQGSLFLNKNPYVNRPAQGEKLDALSLYVEPGNIKLSAADSLKKATITGSAVNADAAKLKALTKPVADKLAAINAEYAAYTPEQKQDKAVMEALGARYEKEAAGLTPLLLQFANSNPKSFISLNSINELASDPDQAAAAEKTFNALSPELKATYTGKKIAQIFEAGRKTAVGVMAMDFTQNDPDGKPVKLSDFKGKYVLVDFWASWCGPCRQENPNVVVAYNKFKDKGFTVLGVSLDRPGKKDAWLKAIADDKLTWTHVSDLKFWENEVAQMYGIRSIPANFLIDPTGKIIAKGLREQALQDKLQELLGSKSK; encoded by the coding sequence ATGAAAAAATTATTATTATCAGCAATGGCTTTATTGCCAATTGCAGCATTGGCACAGAAGCCATTTACAGTTAATGGTGACATAAAGGGCCTAAAAACCGGAGATAAGGTCTACCTTATATATCAAACAGAAGGTAAAAGCATTACCGACTCAGCAATTGTAGCAAACGGTGCTTTTGCTTTTAAAGGAACATTAGCCAGCCCTGCTCAGGGAAGTCTTTTCTTAAACAAAAACCCTTATGTTAATCGTCCGGCACAGGGTGAGAAATTAGATGCACTATCGTTATACGTAGAGCCAGGAAATATAAAGCTATCTGCAGCAGATTCATTAAAAAAAGCAACAATTACCGGTTCCGCTGTTAATGCTGATGCAGCTAAATTAAAAGCATTAACTAAACCTGTAGCAGATAAACTTGCTGCAATTAATGCAGAATATGCGGCTTATACACCAGAGCAAAAACAAGATAAGGCCGTTATGGAGGCTTTAGGCGCTCGTTATGAAAAAGAAGCTGCAGGACTGACTCCATTGTTATTGCAGTTTGCTAACAGCAACCCAAAATCATTTATTAGCCTAAATTCAATTAATGAGCTAGCCTCAGATCCAGATCAGGCGGCTGCAGCAGAGAAGACTTTTAATGCACTATCACCTGAGCTTAAGGCAACTTACACGGGCAAAAAAATTGCTCAAATATTCGAGGCAGGAAGAAAAACAGCCGTAGGTGTGATGGCTATGGATTTTACCCAGAATGACCCTGATGGTAAACCCGTTAAATTATCTGATTTTAAAGGAAAATATGTACTGGTAGATTTCTGGGCTTCATGGTGCGGACCATGCCGTCAGGAAAATCCAAATGTGGTAGTAGCTTACAATAAGTTTAAAGATAAAGGCTTTACTGTTTTAGGTGTTTCTTTAGACCGTCCGGGTAAAAAAGATGCCTGGTTAAAAGCAATTGCAGATGACAAATTAACATGGACACATGTTTCTGATTTAAAATTTTGGGAGAACGAAGTAGCTCAAATGTATGGTATCCGCTCAATTCCAGCCAATTTCTTAATTGATCCAACAGGTAAAATTATTGCTAAAGGCTTAAGAGAACAAGCTTTACAAGATAAACTTCAAGAATTATTAGGAAGTAAATCGAAATAA
- a CDS encoding ATP-binding protein, translating to MQKLVKRHIAKYIQAQKSKFPIIAVTGPRQSGKTTLLKHIFSDYRYISLENPDARAFATEDPNGFLNEYNRKVIFDEVQRVPLLFSYLQNIVDESKMMGQFILSGSQNFHLMQGITQSLAGRVALFKLLPFDLSELKTNDLLEDSFVEACIKGSYPAIYDRDIEPNVYFSNYIQTYVEKDVTELLNIKDLKTFRTFIGICANQAGQLLNLSALANTCNISQPTAKNWLSVLESSYIIYLLQPYYENFNKRLVKTPKLYFYDSGLLCHLLKIKTGKALIGNRLKGNIFENMVIAEFEKQNYHNFLNNEYYFWQDSNTNEVDLLLPTDNGFSAFEIKATQTITSDLFKNLDKFELNASPKKVEKTLIYGGLENQKRSQYKILSWKSIK from the coding sequence ATGCAAAAATTAGTTAAAAGACATATAGCCAAATACATCCAGGCTCAGAAAAGCAAATTCCCCATTATTGCTGTTACTGGCCCAAGGCAATCGGGAAAGACCACATTGCTAAAGCATATATTTAGTGATTACAGATATATTTCGCTTGAAAACCCAGATGCCAGAGCCTTTGCAACAGAAGATCCTAATGGTTTCTTAAATGAATATAACCGCAAGGTGATTTTTGATGAGGTACAAAGGGTTCCATTGCTTTTTTCTTATCTTCAAAACATTGTTGATGAGTCTAAAATGATGGGTCAGTTTATTTTATCAGGTTCACAAAATTTTCATTTAATGCAGGGCATCACACAAAGTCTTGCAGGAAGAGTAGCACTATTTAAACTTTTACCTTTCGATTTATCTGAACTTAAAACCAATGATCTACTTGAAGATTCATTTGTTGAAGCTTGCATTAAGGGTTCATATCCTGCTATTTACGATCGCGATATAGAACCTAATGTATATTTTTCTAATTATATACAAACCTATGTAGAAAAAGATGTTACTGAACTTCTAAATATTAAAGATTTAAAGACATTCAGAACTTTTATTGGAATATGTGCTAATCAAGCCGGACAGTTGCTTAACCTAAGCGCATTGGCTAACACCTGTAATATATCACAGCCAACAGCAAAAAATTGGCTTTCAGTTTTAGAAAGCAGCTATATTATATACCTTTTACAGCCATATTATGAAAATTTTAATAAGCGTTTGGTAAAAACACCAAAACTCTACTTTTACGATTCAGGGTTACTGTGCCATTTACTAAAAATTAAAACCGGTAAAGCCTTAATAGGAAATAGGTTGAAAGGAAATATTTTCGAGAATATGGTAATTGCGGAATTCGAGAAGCAAAACTATCATAACTTTTTAAATAACGAATATTACTTTTGGCAAGATAGCAATACCAACGAGGTGGATTTACTCCTGCCAACAGACAACGGCTTTTCCGCATTTGAAATCAAAGCTACGCAAACCATCACTTCTGATTTATTCAAAAACCTGGATAAATTTGAGTTAAATGCCAGCCCAAAAAAAGTGGAAAAAACATTAATTTATGGAGGTTTGGAGAACCAAAAACGTAGTCAGTATAAAATATTAAGCTGGAAATCGATAAAATAA
- a CDS encoding formimidoylglutamase encodes MSLTDFFSPINPDSFTPRQGFFTSQLGLKVQIYTESFPDFEEHTYDLAIFGVLDGRGAVNNEGCALAPDYFREKFYKLNEGAFNSRIVDLGNIKHGATIADTYIAIKMVVSELIKKDIIPVIIGGGQDLTYGQYLGYEDLEQKVDLVIIDNQFDIGDDDNEGIATRSDCYLNKIFLHQPNYLFNFSNVGYQTYFVNQESLSVMDKLYFDVHRLGEFAQDITLAEPIIRNANMVSFDMSAIRSADATANANTTPNGFDGKEACRIARYAGMNDKLTSIGFYEFNPAYDNNGQTAFLLAQMVWYFVDGYYARKKDFPLTPKSQFIIYRTSLKDGSGEMMFVKSKKSDRWWMQVPYPSGQTKNERYHLVPCRYDDYQTAVNGEMPDLWWRTYQKLN; translated from the coding sequence ATGTCATTAACGGATTTCTTTTCCCCAATAAACCCCGATAGTTTTACGCCAAGACAAGGATTTTTTACAAGTCAGTTGGGATTAAAAGTGCAGATTTACACCGAATCGTTTCCCGATTTTGAAGAACATACTTACGATTTGGCCATTTTTGGCGTACTTGATGGAAGAGGTGCCGTTAACAACGAAGGTTGTGCGCTGGCACCCGATTATTTTAGAGAGAAATTTTATAAACTTAATGAAGGCGCTTTTAATAGCAGAATTGTCGATTTAGGTAATATTAAGCATGGTGCAACCATTGCAGATACTTACATCGCCATCAAAATGGTCGTTTCAGAACTGATCAAAAAAGACATTATTCCAGTCATTATTGGTGGCGGGCAAGATCTAACCTATGGTCAATACCTTGGTTATGAAGATTTAGAGCAAAAAGTAGATCTCGTTATTATAGATAATCAATTTGATATTGGTGACGACGACAACGAGGGAATTGCTACCCGATCGGATTGTTATCTGAATAAGATTTTCTTACATCAACCTAATTACCTCTTCAATTTTAGCAATGTGGGTTATCAAACTTATTTTGTGAACCAAGAGAGTTTGAGCGTAATGGATAAATTATATTTTGATGTACACCGTTTGGGCGAGTTTGCCCAGGATATTACCTTAGCGGAACCCATTATCCGAAATGCAAACATGGTTAGCTTTGATATGAGCGCCATCCGCTCTGCCGATGCTACTGCAAATGCGAACACCACGCCAAATGGTTTTGATGGCAAAGAAGCCTGCCGCATTGCCCGCTACGCAGGCATGAATGATAAATTGACCTCAATTGGTTTTTACGAGTTTAATCCGGCCTACGACAATAACGGACAAACAGCTTTCTTACTTGCCCAAATGGTATGGTATTTTGTAGATGGATATTATGCGCGCAAAAAGGATTTTCCGCTTACACCTAAATCGCAGTTTATAATCTATCGAACCAGTTTAAAAGATGGTTCGGGAGAAATGATGTTTGTAAAAAGCAAAAAATCAGACCGCTGGTGGATGCAGGTACCTTATCCGTCTGGACAAACTAAAAATGAACGTTATCACCTTGTACCTTGCAGGTATGATGATTATCAAACTGCAGTAAATGGTGAAATGCCCGATTTATGGTGGAGAACCTACCAAAAATTGAATTAA
- a CDS encoding NAD-dependent epimerase/dehydratase family protein, which translates to MILVTGGTGFLGSELIKQLTDNGLTVRALRREKSKIPALIENIPLIEWFEADINDLSTLEDAFTGVTKVYHCAAFVSFNPKHKKHLFHVNIEGTSNIVNLSAENNCRLLHVSSVAALGNAKKGHKITEKDFWEYDAKAHAYGLSKYEGEMEVWRGITEGLDAIIVNPSVIIGKNAGFEGSGAIFKLVKGGFPFYTDGASGFVDVEDVAKAMILLMDIKVSGERYIISADDYHYKELFSEIAEGFGVKAPTKEAKAWMLGIAWRALKFASIFTGKQPSITKDAAKSSLTLSYYNNHKVKTATGIIFKPVAESIKEITQHLR; encoded by the coding sequence ATGATACTGGTAACCGGAGGAACTGGATTTTTAGGATCTGAATTAATTAAGCAGTTAACCGACAATGGTTTAACTGTTCGGGCACTGAGGCGGGAGAAATCTAAAATCCCTGCGTTGATCGAAAATATTCCTTTGATTGAATGGTTTGAAGCCGATATTAACGACCTTTCTACTTTAGAAGATGCTTTTACGGGGGTTACCAAAGTTTACCATTGCGCTGCATTCGTATCCTTTAACCCGAAACATAAAAAGCACCTTTTTCATGTAAACATAGAAGGTACATCGAACATTGTAAACCTTTCAGCCGAAAATAATTGCAGGCTATTGCATGTAAGTTCGGTTGCTGCCCTGGGTAATGCAAAAAAAGGACATAAAATTACTGAAAAAGACTTTTGGGAGTATGATGCAAAAGCACATGCCTACGGTTTGTCCAAATACGAAGGAGAAATGGAGGTTTGGCGTGGTATTACCGAAGGACTAGACGCTATCATTGTCAATCCATCAGTCATTATTGGTAAAAATGCAGGTTTTGAAGGGAGTGGAGCTATTTTTAAATTGGTAAAAGGTGGTTTCCCATTTTATACTGATGGGGCTTCGGGTTTTGTTGATGTTGAAGACGTAGCCAAAGCGATGATCCTGCTAATGGACATCAAAGTCTCAGGAGAGCGGTATATCATTTCTGCCGATGATTATCATTATAAAGAACTGTTTAGCGAAATTGCTGAGGGTTTTGGTGTTAAAGCGCCAACTAAAGAAGCAAAGGCATGGATGCTTGGAATAGCCTGGAGGGCACTAAAATTTGCATCTATATTTACTGGTAAACAGCCTTCTATCACTAAAGATGCTGCAAAGAGCAGTTTAACCTTAAGTTATTACA